The sequence TCAGGAATATTTTCGATTTTGTTACAGCTAACAGAGAAGTATTGAAGACTCTGGAGAACGCCAATCTCTGGTGGGATAAAACGGATGTCGTTGTTGGAAACATCGAGGTAGCGCAGTTTGTTGCAGAGGAACAAGTGTGAAGGTAGGATCTCAATCTTGTTATGGCTTAAGTAGAGGCGCTCCAAGCTCCCAAGTTTTTTTATGTGTTCAGGTATAAAAGTGATGGCATTGTGCCAAAGCTTCAGAACGGTCAGCTTACGGAGGTGCTGGAAGCTGAGGATCTCTTCAATGGAGCGTAGATTGTTCTCCTTCAGATCTAACCTCTGCAGATTAGTCAGACTGAAAATGGCATGTGGTATGCGTTCGAGGTCACAGTGCACCAACTCAAGTTCTATTAGATTCACCATCTTCTTCAGGTTGTTAAGCATGACCAGCTTGGTGCCATCATTGCAAATACAGAGGCGCTGTAGATGGCTGGCCACATCCACGATGGACTGAGGGATCTTGGTGAAGTTACTCTTGAGTGTCAGGGTCTTCAATGCTTTAAGCTCTCGTAAAGAGTCCAAGGTTACGTTCTTTGCAGCATCAGAACTCAAAGAGCCAATCAGATGGAGCTCTTCCAAGTTCCGCAACACATACAGCCACTGTGGAAGTTCACGGCCATCATCAAACTTCACTCGCAACACCTTCAAATTCTCCTTGAGGAATGAGGTGGCTGCACTGTGGATCTTGAGCGAGCACTGGTAAAGCGAAAGCTCCTGGAGATCCTCTAGTTGGGCAATGGCTGCTGGTATGGTAACATTATTAATGATTTCAAGCTTCAAAGACTGCAACTCTGTCACCTCAAAGATGGTATCTGGGAGACCAGACAGCATGAAGAGTTGAAGTTCTAGCCTGTTATTGTTGTTGGTTTGCAGCTTCTGCCGAAGCTTGTCAGCGGTCCACTCGTGGTTAAGGTTGAGCTGTTTCAGCTTGTTTTCGCTCACCTCAGACAAAAACACTGCAAATCTCTTGGAATATAGGGGATCATACTGATCGATCATGTGCAACATGAAAGCAAAGTCGTTCTTTACATCTGGGATGTCATCAATCCCAGTCTCTTGCCTAACATATTCAAAGGAGTACTCCTTGAGAGAAATATAGAACAGCCAGTAGGATGTATAAAGGCATGTGAGTCCGTAAACACCGACAAAACACAAATAACAGTAGGAGAGCTTGGAGAACAGGTGGGCCATAGTATGATTGCAACAAAAGTACCGGTAACCCGTCATGTCCTGCATGTTCTCAGTACAGGTAACATTAAACTTGACCTTTGACACCAGGGCACTGTTGTACGCAATTATAAGGATAAATTTGAGCACTTTTACGACAGTCTGACGGACATAcatcatatataatatatcaccCTCCTCCACGTGCAGGCGGAATTTTTTGACCTTCTCAAACAAGGCCTTGGCTTGCTCTCCTTCTTTCTTGTCAAGGACACTTGCTGCCGGCTTGTCAACAACAATCTTTTCAGGAATTGATCTTAAAGACTGAGTCTTCTCCAGGTTGCCCTCTCCAATTGGAGTATCAAGGTTTGACCTACTGGCACTGTTCTTCTTATTGTCCTTCTCTTCAGGATTCTCCCCAGACACTTCTGACAATGCTCTCGTAGTCCATGGAGAGTCAAAACACTTTCCCAGGATGGATATAAAGTGCTCAATTTTAGAGCTGGAGCCAGGAAACTTGAACCAGAAATTGCTGCACACCATGAAAATTAGGGTATGAATGAGAACCAGGTAAGGGAAGTACTTGGCATACCAATGCAGTGCCTTTTCGTAGCACATTTGGTTTATGTAGTTATACTGCTGGATATCCAAGTTTGTCTTCAGTCCTTTCAACTCATGAACAGGCACTATCGCTACATGATTTGAGGAAGGAGGTGGGCACATCAGCTCTGTCTGGTTTGGTGAGAATGTCCTTTGAGGAAGGCATATGATTTTGTCCTGCATCACCTAAAAGGATAAAAGAGTATATATATTAGAATCAACACAATAAAATCAATACATACTGAGACTATTGCTGAGTTTTCATCTAAATGTTTTGCATATTTTATAGCCCATTTCTGAAATCTGACTAAAGAGAACAAAAACCTTGCCACCAAATGCATTATGGACATTATCTTGAGGGAAAACGCCTTTATTATGTTTCATGGAGCTGCTGACAGAACTTGCATCAGAGGGAGTTACATTTGCCATTCTGGAGCAATAATACATAATGCTATTAAATGCCAGAATCATACGAGTGCATTAGTTCATAAATAATGAACGCCACCAGACTTCAGAATTTATGTCAATACTAGGGATGCAATGGTATACATATTTGTACTGAACATTTTTGGTACAGGTCTTTTGGTTCGTTATGCATGTGTACAGAATAAATACAGTGTTGTTTTACCCGCTTCACATACGGAACTTCTCTGCTTGCAAACTTAATTTCAAACTCCAAATTTGTTCCcctaggataggacaatattggTAATATTgatatgttttgttgttgcAAACACTAAAAAATAACTAAGGACAAAGAGTGAGCTGCTGTCGGATAAGTGCATGATGCAAGTTGACTTAAACATGAGACATGCTTTACATTAAGCACTTCAAACTAAATCATAAACCTACATAGCTTGCCCTATAGCAgtggtttttaaacatttttggtcACATCCCATTTTAAACCTTTAGAAAATCCACCCCCATCTGCTTTTCTATGGCGAGGAACTTGTATGTCTGGCTTGTTCAGACAGTGAAATGTCAATGGTCTGAATAAAAACAATTCAGTGGAATTGGCGTTTGTTTAAAGTCGGCAACTGCTATTCAAGCACTTGAACACTGTTACCACATCtgttctttgtttgtttttctgctGATCTCCCAATGCCCCCCTCTCACTatttacagacttttttatgttttatttaaagggacaTAGTTTGTCCagtaaaacattgtttaattaCTAAGAAATTAAAGGAACATACAGAATGGTCATTATTGTGTCCACCTCTATTGCATACCCACTTCTAATTAATGGGGTTTGTTAATCCATTATTTTTTGCGTGGACAAATCTTAATGCTGAATATTATTCTGATTAACTGTGTGCTTTTTAACTTTACTACAGCTTGAAAGAGTGTTTAATGGGGGATTTCCCGAAACCTTCTTAACACTACGTCATTCTTAATttataccttaaggtatccctTAATGTTAATATGTGTTCCTCGAAACAATCTTTGTTTAGAATACCTTCTGTAAGTCATTCTTTCGTAATGTTGGTCTGGACCACTATAGCTATACCTTATCACTACAACAGTTAattccactagtggccaccactgtgCAAAAAGCTTCTTTACATTTCAGTCTATGAATATAATTCTGAAGTTGTAAAATATACCCAGTGTTCAATTAGGCTATTgaattgttttgtgtgtgtgtgtgtgtgtgtgtgtgtgtgtgtgtgtgtgtgtgtgtgtgtgcgtgtgcgtgcgcgtgcgcgtgtgcgtgtgcgtgcttATGCAAGGATTCAAATTATCcttaaaaaaattgtcattatactaatggttgttagctttttaattatattatccaaaggtacatcagctggcaaaccattagacaggagaggcttaggagcctatttaaagggaatgattgtggaGGGGTTTGGTGAAAATATGGCAGCGAGACAGCGAATATTTAAGTTTTTACACGTGAAAACTTTAGTCCCCTGGCTACCATGTCAGGAGCtgctattcaaaataaattttgCCTGCCACGACagcaaattcagcagcttttagatGTTGGACCAACTTTGTCGAGACAAACTGGAGCTACCCCCTCAGCCCTGAAATCCAGCTGCTGGCGGCtctcctctttctttcttttttctctgccatagtagcagctgattatatgttttgcgtGTTGCGTTTTTTATTGAGTAGAccatctaataatataaattagttatttaaacaataatgtgatgcagctgctgGGCAGTCATCTCTGGTTGTGGAGTAAATCAAGACACTATGGAAAacattttgtaataatataaattacttTCAAACTGCCAGTTAGTGTAGCGGGTTAACTCATGATGCGGTTGAGCATGTGATTGCAGGTTTGTGCACTTATttcagaactatgtaaaattTAGCTGCAATTTTGTATGATAAATGGaagttcaactatttctgaagtgcTTCTTTTATATGATCAATGCAATCCATCACAGTTCTTATCGCAAGAAAGCGTGTCAAAATGACTTTTCctaaactgtaaatgtttagccTATCTACAAATTTTAATTCTGCAtgtactcactctcatgttgtttttgCTTGTCTCGCAATCATTTAAACGTCCCTGTTTAAATCTGGTCATCAAAAAAGCCAatattgtgtctcttcagaacacttggatttggattagacactcgattagttatttttacaatGCTTTTATGACATTTATTGGATCTTTTCGATCCaaagtttgagaggaatggacAGTCCCGCCGTTGGCGATCTTGATGCCCTAAGCATTAATAATTTATGATGCCCAAGGCACTGGGAATGGACagaaatggagggacagaaattgCAGGTTTTATAAACATCTTCATTTTGTGTTTAGAAGCTAACCGAAACAACAAATAGGCTGTTTGCATTCAACCAGTCAGCATACTGCTGTCACAAAGTAACATGCTATTTTTAACATGCAGAATAATATGTGTTTTCTGTGGGGGGGGGTTGTAGTAATAGCGGCTTTGGAAGATTACATAATCGTAGCATCCATAATTGTAAATCGCGATTAGAAATtcgattaattgtgcagccctaattcACAGGATATCAACAAtattaattcttgatatcaacaattcaaTTTCAACTAGTGAAATGTCACAATCTGCTGCCACTTAAAttcaattcttgatatcaacaattcaaTTTCAACTAGTGAAATGTCACCATCTGCTGCCACTTAAAttcaattcttgatatcaacaatttaaTTCCTAAAATACCAAAGATTAGCATTTCTGACAAAGAATTAAATTGTTGAGATCAAGAACTCAAATCCTATGAATGGATAAAAGtcaaaacggcttgccatacaGGTTTTTTGTGCAGGCCAATCAAGTTGCTCCTCACCAGAGTCAGTAAACCATGTTTACGGACCATACTTTGGGAAACATAATAAATTGTCCAGAATCTGCGAGTGTGGACGGACTTTTGATATCGCgcctctacttcctgctctctaccgCGCAGATTCCGGCCTGagatctctactgcgcagacctGGTCCCAAATCTgcgcaagatgtcagcgccatatTCTGCCCTTCGGAGGCTTCGATTACTAAGTcgcgtcgtccatatttttttacggcctatgatataaaacaataaagatGAAAGCTAATAAACCTCAAAAGCGTCAGAGCAAATAGATAAACCTCAAGTGTGTAAAACAGTAGATGAGGCTCATTTTATGCATTGAATTTCAAATCCCACACCACCTTTGGATTGCCGGGAACAGTGTAACAGTATCTGATGAGGCGCATCTCTTTAAAGATAACTATTTTGGTGCTCTGACATCAGTGTAATGACTCAGGCAGGAAATGAGAAATCATTGCACTGGCCACTCGAATTCTAGAGGGAGGTGGAATACCTTTGGGTTAGCAGGATAAGGTGTCCAACAACTACTCAATTttgcattaaatatttttaaaggacacaccaggaagaaaaaaaataaacacttttcCCTGGAAGTAAAAAGCAGTAAACAAAAGCATTCTGTATTCGCTTCAAGATGTGTGCCCTTCCCCCCTTTTTCCTGCAAAACAGTTTACTTTCCCTGGTAATTACCATGTGGCTTTCTGCCtgcaaactaaaaaaaaatcagctaaaaagacagagaaagagaatTGCGAGAGCTCTATAAAGCACTATAATGTGGTACAATCACAACAGTCAGACTGCGGCGTAAAGCCTGCTAATGAAGCATCAGCAGCTCTGAACGGCTTCTCTGCAGTAAAATGGATGTGAGGTGCAGCAGCCCCAAGTGGCTAATAAAATGTCCATTATGCACTACAAGCCACGCAAAGTGCCCCCAGTCAAACATGGTCATTTAGCACAAAAGGATGTTGTTTATCCCCCCTTCAAAACCATGGGATTATGCAATGGCATTAGTAAAACAATTAATTAGGGCAATTATTACTACCTTCCCTGGGATCATCATGAACATCCAGTTGCAATTTACAAATTGCAATACATTACACAGCTGTGCCATTCTTTGATGCACACCTCCAGGGACAGTGAGGGATATCCCCACCCTAACAACGGGTTCCTGTCAATGTTGTTtgttaaaactaaaaataatttgGGATCAT is a genomic window of Pseudorasbora parva isolate DD20220531a chromosome 12, ASM2467924v1, whole genome shotgun sequence containing:
- the lrrc8c gene encoding volume-regulated anion channel subunit LRRC8C isoform X1, producing MIPVTEFRQFTEQQPAFRVLKPWWDVFTDYLSVVMLMIGVFGCTLQVMQDKIICLPQRTFSPNQTELMCPPPSSNHVAIVPVHELKGLKTNLDIQQYNYINQMCYEKALHWYAKYFPYLVLIHTLIFMVCSNFWFKFPGSSSKIEHFISILGKCFDSPWTTRALSEVSGENPEEKDNKKNSASRSNLDTPIGEGNLEKTQSLRSIPEKIVVDKPAASVLDKKEGEQAKALFEKVKKFRLHVEEGDILYMMYVRQTVVKVLKFILIIAYNSALVSKVKFNVTCTENMQDMTGYRYFCCNHTMAHLFSKLSYCYLCFVGVYGLTCLYTSYWLFYISLKEYSFEYVRQETGIDDIPDVKNDFAFMLHMIDQYDPLYSKRFAVFLSEVSENKLKQLNLNHEWTADKLRQKLQTNNNNRLELQLFMLSGLPDTIFEVTELQSLKLEIINNVTIPAAIAQLEDLQELSLYQCSLKIHSAATSFLKENLKVLRVKFDDGRELPQWLYVLRNLEELHLIGSLSSDAAKNVTLDSLRELKALKTLTLKSNFTKIPQSIVDVASHLQRLCICNDGTKLVMLNNLKKMVNLIELELVHCDLERIPHAIFSLTNLQRLDLKENNLRSIEEILSFQHLRKLTVLKLWHNAITFIPEHIKKLGSLERLYLSHNKIEILPSHLFLCNKLRYLDVSNNDIRFIPPEIGVLQSLQYFSVSCNKIENIPDELFFCKKLKTLKLGRNMLSVLSPKISFLGVLTHLELKGNHFEFLPAELGSCRALKRSGLLVEDVLFETLPSDIREQMQEE
- the lrrc8c gene encoding volume-regulated anion channel subunit LRRC8C isoform X2 yields the protein MIPVTEFRQFTEQQPAFRVLKPWWDVFTDYLSVVMLMVMQDKIICLPQRTFSPNQTELMCPPPSSNHVAIVPVHELKGLKTNLDIQQYNYINQMCYEKALHWYAKYFPYLVLIHTLIFMVCSNFWFKFPGSSSKIEHFISILGKCFDSPWTTRALSEVSGENPEEKDNKKNSASRSNLDTPIGEGNLEKTQSLRSIPEKIVVDKPAASVLDKKEGEQAKALFEKVKKFRLHVEEGDILYMMYVRQTVVKVLKFILIIAYNSALVSKVKFNVTCTENMQDMTGYRYFCCNHTMAHLFSKLSYCYLCFVGVYGLTCLYTSYWLFYISLKEYSFEYVRQETGIDDIPDVKNDFAFMLHMIDQYDPLYSKRFAVFLSEVSENKLKQLNLNHEWTADKLRQKLQTNNNNRLELQLFMLSGLPDTIFEVTELQSLKLEIINNVTIPAAIAQLEDLQELSLYQCSLKIHSAATSFLKENLKVLRVKFDDGRELPQWLYVLRNLEELHLIGSLSSDAAKNVTLDSLRELKALKTLTLKSNFTKIPQSIVDVASHLQRLCICNDGTKLVMLNNLKKMVNLIELELVHCDLERIPHAIFSLTNLQRLDLKENNLRSIEEILSFQHLRKLTVLKLWHNAITFIPEHIKKLGSLERLYLSHNKIEILPSHLFLCNKLRYLDVSNNDIRFIPPEIGVLQSLQYFSVSCNKIENIPDELFFCKKLKTLKLGRNMLSVLSPKISFLGVLTHLELKGNHFEFLPAELGSCRALKRSGLLVEDVLFETLPSDIREQMQEE